One segment of Hemicordylus capensis ecotype Gifberg chromosome 8, rHemCap1.1.pri, whole genome shotgun sequence DNA contains the following:
- the ANKK1 gene encoding ankyrin repeat and protein kinase domain-containing protein 1, with product MGWPLGSLPLFTKEDFEGDWHKVASGGFGQVFLVKHKRWKTTFAVKCSPGHLQDTSWDSMNCLIEEAAKMEKIKFQHIVSIYGVCDSPLGIVMEYMVNQSLEKILPTHQLSWQLKFRIIHETSLAMNFLHSLKPPLLHLDLKPGNILMDTNMHVKISDFGLSKWMEKSSRMQNIERSALKGTLSYIPPEMLLQSTNPPGNKFDVYSFAIVIWEILTQKKPYSGASMMAIIIHVAAGKRPCLEAISEDWPGECQQMVDLMKRCWDQDLKRRPSFTDVLLETDMLLSLIQSPLVDPEKEHLSRKVSVKPPFCVRKEVCITNKSHTEESDLSQGADSSDAETDKEQFYSSFQNEAESLEACLTSEEASETHGTNPALLHLMIAQGNVGKVKLLLTQGADVNRRTTCGYTPLILAVLKRSLEIISLLINHGADINRTDEEGWSPLHFVAQNGDDRIARLLLDHKANTDAQELEGWTSLHLASQNNFENVVRVLLSRQADPNIQENEGHTALHVASNYGHIRLVKMLVSQGADLEKKQRNLRSPLHLAVERGKFRVVQYLLKRGARINCLDQNCYSPLHIAVAKGKSLMCEKLIKYGANVDLRTDKGWTPLHLASIKGYVEIIRLLVDNHANVNARGSLDWTPLHLATRYSEEAVVSELLRSRADPNLAENSGWTPLHLAVQNGSFVNVIHLLEHKAEVNTKNKVGWTPTHLAVLKDNMTILKTLLKAGALLELEDSTDCSPLQLAIRNQKQSIVDLLQGKESPAANLRSHDG from the exons ATGGGCTGGCCTTTGGGCAGCTTGCCCTTGTTCACCAAGGAAGATTTCGAAGGGGACTGGCACAAGGTGGCCAGCGGGGGCTTTGGCCAGGTGTTCCTGGTGAAGCACAAGCGATGGAAGACCACCTTTGCAGTCAAGTGCTCCCCTGGCCACCTGCAGGATACCAGCTGGGACAG CATGAACTGTCTCATTGAAGAGGCGGCCAAGATGGAAAAAATCAAGTTCCAGCACATTGTGTCTATCTATGGCGTATGCGACAGTCCCTTGGGGATCGTGATGGAATACATGGTCAACCAGTCCTTGGAGAAGATCCTTCCCACCCACCAGCTATCCTGGCAACTCAAGTTCCGGATCATCCATGAGACGAGCCTGGCAATGAATTTCTTGCACAGCCTGAAGCCGCCTCTGCTTCACCTGGACCTGAAGCCAGGAAATATCCTAATGGACACCAATATGCATGTTAAG ATTTCAGATTTCGGGTTATCCAAATGGATGGAGAAATCAAGTCGGATGCAGAACATTGAGCGGTCAGCCCTGAAGGGCACTTTGAGTTACATCCCACCTGAGATGCTTCTTCAGAGCACTAACCCACCTGGAAACAAATTTGATGTCTACAG CTTTGCGATTGTCATCTGGGAGATTCTTACTCAGAAGAAACCATACTCAG GGGCCAGTATGATGGCCATTATAATCCATGTGGCAGCAGGCAAGCGTCCGTGCCTGGAGGCCATCTCTGAAGACTGGCCAGGAGAATGCCAACAGATGGTCGATTTGATGAAGAGATGCTGGGACCAGGACCTCAAGAGAAGGCCAAGCTTCACAG ATGTCCTGCTGGAGACAGACATGTTGCTCTCCTTGATCCAGAGCCCCCTGGTGGATCCAGAAAAAGAGCACCTCTCTAGAAAAGTGTCAGTTAAACCACCCTTCTGTGTCAGAAAAGAG GTCTGCATTACCAACAAGAGTCATACAGAAGAATCTGATCTCTCTCAGGGAGCAGACAGCAGTG ATGCTGAAACTGATAAGGAGCAGTTTTACAGTTCCTTTCAGAATGAGGCTGAAAGCCTGGAAGCCTGCTTAACGTCTGAAGAAGCTAGTGAGACCCATGGCACCAATCCTGCATTGCTTCACCTCATGATTGCTCAAGGGAATGTGGGGAAAGTGAAACTCCTCTTGACCCAGGGGGCTGATGTGAACAGGAGGACCACCTGTGGCTACACTCCCCTCATCCTGGCTGTCCTGAAGAGGTCCCTGGAGATCATTTCGCTCCTCATCAACCATGGCGCAGATATCAACAGGactgatgaggaaggctggtcaCCTCTTCACTTTGTGGCTCAGAACGGAGATGACAGAATCGCACGCCTCTTGCTTGACCACAAGGCCAACACTGATGCCCAAGAACTTGAAGGGTGGACATCTCTTCACTTGGCCTCTCAGAACAACTTTGAAAACGTGGTGCGGGTCCTGCTCTCCCGTCAGGCTGACCCCAACATTCAGGAGAATGAAGGGCACACCGCCTTGCATGTGGCGTCTAACTATGGGCACATCAGGCTTGTTAAAATGCTGGTCAGCCAAGGAGCTGACCTGGAAAAGAAGCAGAGAAACCTCCGGAGTCCACTTCATCTTGCTGTAGAGAGAGGCAAATTCAGGGTGGTCCAGTACCTGCTGAAGAGAGGTGCAAGGATTAACTGCCTAGACCAGAATTGCTACAGCCCTCTGCATATTGCTGTAGCCAAAGGGAAATCTCTCATGTGTGAGAAGCTGATAAAGTATGGAGCCAACGTGGACCTGAGGACGGACAAAGGGTGGACGCCTTTGCACTTGGCTTCCATTAAGGGCTATGTAGAAATCATCCGCCTCCTAGTGGACAATCATGCCAATGTGAATGCCAGAGGCAGCCTGGATTGGACGCCTTTACACTTGGCAACACGTTACAGTGAAGAGGCCGTTGTTTCTGAGCTGCTGAGAAGCAGAGCAGACCCCAACCTTGCCGAGAATTCAGGCTGGACCCCACTTCATCTGGCAGTGCAAAATGGGTCCTTCGTCAACGTCATCCATCTCCTCGAGCACAAGGCAGAGGTCAACACCAAGAACAAAGTGGGCTGGACACCAACACACCTTGCAGTGCTCAAAGATAACATGACCATCTTGAAGACTTTGCTCAAAGCCGGGGCTCTGCTGGAGTTGGAGGACAGTACAGACTGTAGTCCCCTCCAGCTCGCCATCAGGAACCAGAAGCAAAGCATTGTGGACTTGCTGCAAGGAAAGGAGTCCCCAGCAGCAAATTTAAGGAGCCATGATGGTTAA